A region from the Candidatus Polarisedimenticolia bacterium genome encodes:
- a CDS encoding response regulator transcription factor, with amino-acid sequence MSTRVLLADDHPIFLQGMKGLLEREKFDVVGMAADGRQAVKLTEKLKPDVAILDLAMPLLNGLDAAREMGKVSPATKKILLTNYTDEQYILDALRAGVNGYLVKTKAAADLIQAIHEVSRGALYLSSGVSRELLKAYLENEASRVNPLSGREREVLQLIAEGKTTKEIAGILGVSPKTVETHRMRLMGKLDIYETAGLVRYAIRRGVIQP; translated from the coding sequence ATGTCCACACGGGTCCTGCTGGCCGACGACCATCCGATCTTCCTCCAGGGCATGAAGGGTCTCTTGGAGCGTGAGAAGTTCGACGTGGTCGGCATGGCGGCCGACGGCCGTCAGGCTGTCAAGCTGACCGAGAAGCTCAAGCCCGATGTGGCGATCCTCGATCTGGCGATGCCGCTCCTGAACGGGCTGGACGCCGCCCGTGAGATGGGGAAGGTGTCCCCCGCCACGAAGAAGATTCTCCTGACGAACTATACCGATGAGCAGTACATCCTCGACGCGCTGCGGGCGGGGGTGAACGGGTACCTCGTGAAGACGAAGGCCGCGGCCGACCTGATCCAGGCGATTCACGAGGTGTCGCGCGGGGCGCTCTACCTGAGCTCCGGCGTGTCGCGCGAGCTCCTGAAGGCCTACCTCGAAAATGAAGCAAGCCGGGTCAATCCCCTGAGCGGACGGGAGCGCGAAGTGCTGCAGCTGATCGCCGAAGGCAAGACGACCAAGGAAATTGCCGGCATCCTCGGCGTCAGCCCCAAGACGGTCGAGACGCACCGGATGCGATTGATGGGCAAGCTCGACATCTACGAGACAGCCGGCCTCGTCCGGTACGCCATCCGCCGGGGCGTCATCCAGCCGTGA
- a CDS encoding glycosyltransferase family 2 protein, protein MTAAVIFWASLMLLVYAYLGYPALIGAWALLRPRPTVRGAILPTVTIVVVAHNEAERIEARIENLRSLDYPRGSLGILIVSDGSTDGTAERARAGSPGGMQVIAFAARRGKPAVLNEIVLRLRGDIVVLADARQRFDPGALRALVAPFADREVGAVSGDLVLTGDGGRTAVGQGVSAYRRYESFVRLCESRVGSTVGATGAICAIRRTLFSPLPQDTILDDVLIPMRIARRGYRVLFEPAARAFDRAPGTAREEFGRKARTLAGNFQLLFREKWLLNPLGNPLWLQAVSHKGLRLLGPALLLAAFASNLFLVSRPGYGLTLLAQVTFYTGALLGGLLRGSGRVLALFSLPYTFCLANGAALAGAFRFLASRQRVTWDKTSA, encoded by the coding sequence ATGACCGCCGCGGTGATCTTCTGGGCCTCGCTCATGCTCCTGGTCTACGCCTACCTGGGATACCCGGCCCTGATAGGAGCGTGGGCCCTGCTCCGTCCGCGCCCCACCGTCAGAGGGGCGATCCTGCCGACGGTGACGATCGTGGTGGTGGCCCACAACGAGGCGGAGCGAATCGAGGCGCGGATCGAAAACCTGAGGTCGCTCGACTATCCCAGGGGTTCCCTGGGGATCCTGATCGTCTCGGACGGATCGACCGACGGCACCGCGGAGCGGGCCCGGGCCGGTTCCCCTGGAGGCATGCAGGTGATCGCCTTCGCGGCGCGGCGGGGGAAGCCGGCGGTCCTCAACGAGATCGTGCTGCGCTTGCGCGGGGATATCGTGGTGCTGGCGGACGCCAGGCAGCGTTTCGATCCCGGTGCCCTGCGGGCGCTCGTGGCCCCCTTCGCCGACCGCGAGGTGGGCGCGGTGAGCGGGGACCTGGTCCTGACCGGCGACGGGGGGCGCACCGCCGTGGGCCAGGGGGTGAGCGCCTACCGGCGCTACGAGAGCTTCGTGCGTCTCTGCGAGAGCCGGGTCGGCTCCACGGTGGGCGCGACCGGGGCGATCTGCGCGATTCGCCGCACTCTCTTCTCGCCGCTTCCCCAAGACACCATCCTGGACGACGTCCTGATCCCGATGCGGATCGCCCGGCGCGGGTACCGGGTGCTTTTCGAGCCGGCCGCTCGCGCCTTCGATCGGGCGCCGGGGACGGCGCGGGAGGAGTTCGGTCGCAAGGCGCGCACCCTGGCGGGGAATTTTCAGCTTCTCTTCCGGGAGAAGTGGCTGCTGAACCCGCTGGGGAACCCGCTATGGCTTCAGGCGGTCTCGCACAAGGGCTTGCGCCTGCTGGGGCCCGCCTTGCTCCTCGCGGCGTTCGCCTCGAACCTGTTCCTGGTCAGCCGGCCGGGCTACGGCCTGACGTTGCTGGCGCAGGTCACCTTCTACACCGGCGCGCTTCTCGGAGGGCTGCTGCGCGGCAGCGGGAGGGTCCTCGCGCTCTTCAGCCTGCCGTACACGTTCTGCCTTGCGAACGGCGCCGCTCTGGCCGGGGCTTTCAGGTTTCTCGCCTCACGTCAGCGGGTGACCTGGGACAAGACGTCGGCATGA
- a CDS encoding fibronectin type III domain-containing protein has protein sequence MKNLSGSGELVRWTTDEPGDSQVEYGTTTAYGSTTTLDASLVTTHSQILAGLAPLTLYHCRVRSRDAAGNLAISPDFIFKTL, from the coding sequence ATGAAAAACCTGAGCGGCAGCGGTGAGCTCGTGAGATGGACGACGGATGAGCCCGGTGACTCGCAAGTCGAGTACGGGACCACAACGGCCTACGGCTCCACCACGACGCTGGACGCTTCCCTGGTGACCACGCACTCGCAGATCCTCGCCGGCCTGGCGCCCCTCACCCTCTACCACTGCCGCGTCCGATCGCGCGATGCGGCGGGCAACCTGGCCATTTCGCCGGATTTCATCTTCAAGACCCTTTGA
- a CDS encoding glycosyltransferase, with protein sequence MTIAGTPAAQRHPENQPALEGASIICFAHDWGGDPTSKTHIMRILARRNRVLWVNSIGMRRPAASGRDLRRILDKLAKGLRGCREVETNLFVTNPLVVPLPGWGLADRLNAGILAATLRRLCLRHALQDPILWSFLPNVGRLLGRLSERLAIYHCVDEYSAFSGVSRDTIARMERDLVRRSDLVLTSSEQLCADRIAINPNTRFVTHGVDVGHFGRALDQGVEAPADLRDLPRPVIGFFGLLADWVDLDLVRAMAMARPRWSFVLVGKQAAGVGAVLGLPNVHLLGQKPYALLPAYCRGFDVGIIPFRSSDLTCRANPLKLREYLAAGLPVVSTPLPEVARYRPFVHLAEGAPAFIRAVTAALGERSPALDRARSVAMESESWEARVAEIERHIARTGVRAGFPALQPAMSGALP encoded by the coding sequence ATGACGATCGCCGGCACGCCAGCCGCCCAGCGGCATCCCGAGAATCAGCCGGCGCTCGAGGGGGCGTCGATCATCTGCTTCGCCCACGACTGGGGCGGCGATCCCACCAGCAAGACGCACATCATGCGGATCCTTGCCCGGAGAAACCGCGTCCTCTGGGTGAACTCGATCGGCATGCGCCGGCCGGCCGCTTCGGGACGCGATCTCCGGAGGATCCTCGACAAGCTGGCGAAGGGCCTCCGAGGGTGCCGGGAGGTCGAGACGAACCTGTTCGTCACCAACCCCCTGGTGGTCCCGCTGCCGGGCTGGGGCCTGGCCGACCGCCTCAACGCGGGCATCCTGGCCGCCACGCTGCGCCGCCTGTGCCTGCGGCACGCGCTTCAGGATCCGATCCTCTGGAGCTTCCTGCCGAACGTCGGCCGGCTGCTGGGCCGCCTCAGCGAGCGCCTGGCGATCTATCACTGCGTGGATGAATACTCGGCCTTCTCGGGCGTGTCGCGTGACACCATCGCCCGCATGGAGCGCGACCTGGTCCGGCGTTCCGACTTGGTCCTGACCTCGTCCGAGCAGCTGTGCGCGGATCGGATCGCGATCAACCCGAACACCCGCTTCGTGACCCACGGCGTGGACGTCGGCCACTTTGGACGGGCGCTGGACCAGGGGGTCGAGGCGCCCGCCGATCTTCGCGACCTTCCGCGGCCCGTCATCGGGTTCTTCGGCCTCCTGGCGGACTGGGTGGATCTCGATCTGGTGCGGGCCATGGCCATGGCGCGGCCGCGCTGGTCGTTCGTCCTTGTGGGGAAACAGGCGGCCGGCGTCGGCGCCGTCCTCGGCCTGCCGAACGTCCACCTGCTCGGGCAGAAGCCCTACGCGCTCCTGCCGGCCTACTGCCGTGGATTCGACGTGGGGATCATTCCCTTCCGGAGCAGCGATCTGACTTGCCGGGCCAATCCGCTCAAGCTGCGCGAGTACCTGGCCGCCGGCCTTCCGGTCGTGTCCACTCCCCTTCCCGAAGTGGCGCGCTACCGGCCGTTCGTGCACCTCGCCGAGGGCGCGCCCGCCTTCATCCGGGCCGTCACGGCCGCCCTCGGCGAGCGCTCCCCGGCTCTGGACCGGGCGCGCTCCGTGGCGATGGAATCCGAGAGCTGGGAGGCGCGGGTGGCGGAAATCGAGCGGCACATCGCCCGGACCGGCGTCCGGGCCGGCTTCCCTGCTCTCCAACCCGCGATGTCGGGTGCTCTGCCATGA
- a CDS encoding LamG-like jellyroll fold domain-containing protein produces MNWFSPRFVHRAIQVAVIAAIAVPSPRPQFAQSASDSSSTSVPGGFIEKTNSTSVRPLLTSTQIQSLLPARGAFVFPPPYNTQGVRITNGTDCGGSDCLESVGYSYWSNMNNSAGSDTMLIFLGLSRSKGGSGPTLFSYNKVTDEVRVVGPLFDSASPLSWASGEGWYFSATLPTALYLNSGSSLLRYDVVAHQMQTVFDAAPQYGSDKYIWQVHSSSDDRVHSATLRSSVNYEMLGCLAYREDTRQFSYFPRNGDFDECQIDKSGRWLVIKENVDGLYGEDNRIIDLQSGVEKVLLDQNGAAGHSDNGYGNMVYSDNWHSLPNAIRVFEFGTDPLRAPLVHHNMDWSVAAPAHVSFANAKPGTPLGQQYACGTGANRINSNRANEIICFRLDTSLDVLVVAPVMTNLDAPGGGSEVYSKLPKGNLDPTGQYLIWTSNMGGSRQDAFVVKVPAQLLVSPASGDTAPPVLSGVSVTQVTSSGALLSWTTSEASDSQVEYGPTTAYGSMTSLDPALLLAHAQAPGGLAAGTLYHVRARSRDAAGNLAVSGDFTFTTSAVTTPASGPIGHWTLDELSGALAADSSGSGGTGTLLNGPLHVPGRLGGALSFNGVDESVSVPHAAVLDAYPLTVSLWVNTATSTLSGLVNKYFPASLSGYQVFTSGGNLCAWYFRDASNYVWDGSGCTLATPGFNDGQWHHVAFIVDASGGRLFVDGTLRASRPWTGTPGATTTTQGLSLAQYPGTASPCLPGRLDDVRIYNRALSPGDVSSLFNVDSTSRPLWTRRPR; encoded by the coding sequence ATGAACTGGTTCAGCCCTCGTTTCGTCCACCGGGCAATCCAGGTTGCCGTCATCGCGGCGATCGCCGTCCCTTCACCCCGGCCCCAGTTCGCCCAGAGCGCTTCCGACTCGAGTTCGACGAGCGTTCCCGGCGGCTTCATCGAGAAAACCAACAGCACCTCCGTGCGTCCGCTTCTGACTTCGACCCAGATCCAGTCCCTGCTTCCCGCGCGCGGGGCATTCGTCTTCCCGCCCCCCTACAACACCCAGGGGGTCCGAATCACCAACGGCACGGACTGCGGGGGATCGGACTGCCTGGAGTCCGTGGGGTACTCGTACTGGAGCAACATGAACAACTCGGCCGGGAGCGACACCATGCTCATCTTCCTCGGGCTGAGCCGTTCCAAGGGCGGCAGCGGTCCCACGCTGTTCAGCTACAACAAGGTCACGGACGAGGTCCGCGTCGTGGGGCCGCTGTTCGATTCCGCGAGTCCTCTCTCCTGGGCCTCGGGGGAAGGCTGGTACTTCAGCGCGACCCTGCCCACCGCCCTCTATCTGAACAGCGGGTCGTCCCTCCTGCGCTACGACGTCGTCGCCCATCAGATGCAGACGGTGTTCGACGCCGCTCCCCAGTACGGGAGCGACAAGTACATCTGGCAGGTGCACTCCAGCAGCGACGACCGGGTCCATTCGGCGACCCTCCGATCATCGGTCAACTACGAAATGCTGGGCTGCCTGGCGTACCGCGAGGACACCCGGCAGTTCTCCTACTTTCCCAGGAATGGCGACTTCGACGAGTGCCAGATCGACAAGAGCGGCCGGTGGCTGGTGATCAAGGAGAACGTCGACGGGCTCTACGGCGAGGACAACCGGATTATTGACCTTCAATCGGGAGTGGAGAAGGTCCTGCTCGACCAGAACGGCGCCGCCGGCCATTCGGACAATGGGTATGGGAACATGGTCTACTCGGACAACTGGCACAGCCTGCCCAATGCGATCCGCGTCTTCGAGTTCGGCACGGACCCGCTCCGGGCCCCGCTCGTCCACCACAACATGGACTGGTCTGTGGCGGCGCCGGCCCACGTGAGCTTCGCCAACGCGAAGCCCGGGACGCCGCTCGGGCAGCAGTACGCGTGCGGCACCGGCGCCAACCGGATCAACTCCAACCGCGCCAACGAGATCATCTGCTTCCGCCTGGACACGTCTCTGGACGTTCTGGTTGTGGCTCCGGTGATGACCAACCTGGACGCTCCCGGTGGGGGCAGCGAGGTCTACTCGAAGCTGCCTAAGGGGAACCTCGACCCGACCGGCCAGTACCTCATCTGGACCTCCAACATGGGCGGCAGCCGGCAGGACGCCTTCGTCGTCAAGGTTCCCGCGCAGCTACTCGTGAGCCCGGCTTCCGGCGACACGGCACCACCCGTGCTCTCCGGGGTCAGCGTCACGCAGGTGACTTCCAGTGGGGCTTTGCTCAGCTGGACCACAAGCGAAGCGAGCGACTCGCAGGTCGAGTACGGGCCGACCACCGCCTATGGCAGCATGACCTCGCTCGATCCGGCGCTGCTGCTCGCCCACGCGCAGGCGCCGGGCGGCCTGGCGGCGGGCACCCTGTACCACGTCCGGGCCCGATCGCGTGATGCGGCGGGCAACCTCGCCGTCTCTGGGGATTTCACCTTCACGACCAGCGCCGTGACGACTCCGGCGTCCGGCCCGATCGGCCATTGGACGCTCGATGAGTTGTCGGGCGCGCTCGCCGCCGACTCGTCCGGCAGCGGCGGCACCGGCACGCTCCTGAACGGCCCGCTCCACGTCCCCGGCCGACTGGGCGGGGCCCTGTCCTTCAACGGCGTGGACGAAAGCGTCAGCGTCCCCCACGCGGCCGTGCTCGACGCCTATCCCCTCACGGTTTCGCTCTGGGTGAATACGGCGACAAGCACTCTGAGCGGCCTGGTCAACAAGTACTTCCCCGCTTCGTTGAGCGGCTACCAGGTGTTCACCAGCGGCGGCAATCTGTGCGCGTGGTATTTCAGGGACGCGTCGAACTACGTCTGGGACGGCAGCGGGTGCACGCTCGCGACGCCCGGGTTCAACGATGGCCAGTGGCACCACGTGGCCTTCATCGTGGATGCATCGGGCGGGCGCCTGTTCGTCGACGGCACGCTGCGGGCGTCGCGGCCCTGGACCGGGACGCCGGGCGCAACGACCACGACGCAGGGCCTGAGCCTCGCGCAATACCCAGGGACGGCCAGTCCCTGCCTTCCGGGCCGGCTCGACGACGTCCGGATCTACAACCGGGCCCTCAGCCCGGGCGACGTGTCGTCCCTGTTCAACGTCGATTCAACGTCGCGCCCGCTCTGGACACGACGCCCCCGCTGA
- the asnB gene encoding asparagine synthase (glutamine-hydrolyzing), protein MCGIVGILKLHPGEGVEAERLKQMRDTLRHRGPDGEGLLVEGPIGLGHRRLAIVDPKGGQQPMANEDQSVWIACNGEIYNHPELRPKLEKMGHRYRTRSDNETILHVYEEDEDRCVESLRGMFAFALWDRKRGRLLLARDRLGIKPLYYALTEHELIFASEIKAILAAGPIRPQLNQDILSEFLATRFIAGEETFFRGVRKLLPGRLLSWSPGSGVTQRRWWRLPDPVDPVGSTIEQQAVQVRDRLEDAVRSHLMSDVPLGLFLSGGLDSTGLAVLMARMVPEPIQTFAVGFDDKEANELAFAHLAARAAGSVHREVVLGPDEFFADLPRLVWHEDEPIAFESSVPLHAVSRLASRHVKVVLSGEGADELFLGYNRYRVTAWNERLGEMYWRLVPSALRGRTSRIVKGLPRMVRRYAERTFLGLEPGPRELFCENFAVFPEFLQSHLLLAGTAPAGRDPYGDVLRLFDEAGGETLDRIGRADIQTYLVELLMKQDQMSMAASLESRVPYLDHPLVAQVTALPARFKLRGWRTKAILRAALKDVVPRAILERRKMGFPVPFGKWIREGWWSVVQEFVLSPRTLRRNLFDPTVLRTLAMEHHAGTADHDSRLWLLVNLEIWQRIFLDGEEPHSIKIRPGA, encoded by the coding sequence ATGTGCGGCATCGTCGGCATCCTGAAGCTGCATCCCGGGGAGGGCGTGGAAGCGGAACGCCTCAAGCAGATGCGGGACACGCTCCGCCACCGAGGTCCGGACGGGGAAGGACTGCTCGTCGAGGGGCCGATCGGGCTGGGCCATCGGCGGCTGGCGATCGTCGATCCGAAGGGCGGCCAGCAGCCGATGGCGAACGAGGACCAGAGCGTGTGGATCGCTTGCAACGGCGAGATTTACAACCACCCCGAGCTCCGGCCGAAGCTCGAAAAAATGGGGCACCGGTACAGGACCCGCAGCGACAACGAGACGATCCTCCATGTTTACGAAGAAGACGAAGATCGCTGCGTCGAGTCCCTGCGGGGCATGTTCGCCTTCGCCCTGTGGGACCGCAAGCGAGGCCGGCTTCTCCTGGCGCGCGATCGGCTGGGAATCAAGCCTCTGTACTATGCTCTGACCGAGCACGAGCTGATCTTCGCCTCGGAAATCAAGGCAATCCTGGCGGCGGGTCCCATCAGGCCGCAACTTAACCAGGACATCCTCTCGGAGTTCCTGGCCACGCGCTTCATCGCCGGCGAGGAGACATTCTTCCGCGGCGTGCGCAAGCTCCTGCCGGGCCGGCTGCTGTCATGGTCGCCGGGGTCCGGGGTCACGCAGCGGCGCTGGTGGCGCCTGCCCGATCCCGTCGATCCCGTCGGCAGTACCATCGAGCAGCAGGCCGTCCAGGTGCGCGACCGGCTGGAGGACGCCGTGCGCAGCCACCTCATGAGCGACGTGCCGTTGGGACTGTTCCTGTCCGGCGGGCTCGACTCGACCGGGCTGGCGGTCCTCATGGCCCGCATGGTCCCGGAGCCGATCCAGACCTTCGCGGTCGGTTTCGACGACAAGGAGGCGAACGAGCTCGCCTTCGCGCACCTGGCGGCGCGGGCGGCGGGATCCGTGCACCGGGAGGTCGTGCTCGGCCCGGACGAGTTCTTCGCCGATCTGCCGCGTCTCGTCTGGCACGAGGACGAACCGATCGCCTTCGAGTCGAGCGTGCCGCTGCACGCCGTCTCCCGGCTCGCCAGCCGGCACGTCAAGGTGGTGCTGAGCGGCGAAGGGGCGGACGAGCTGTTTCTCGGCTACAACCGGTACCGGGTCACCGCGTGGAACGAGCGGCTCGGAGAAATGTACTGGCGCCTGGTCCCCTCGGCTCTCCGGGGGCGGACGAGCCGGATCGTGAAGGGGCTTCCCCGGATGGTGCGCCGGTACGCCGAGCGCACCTTCCTCGGGCTCGAGCCCGGTCCCCGCGAGCTGTTCTGCGAAAACTTCGCCGTCTTCCCGGAGTTCCTGCAGAGCCACCTCCTGCTGGCCGGGACTGCGCCGGCCGGCCGCGATCCCTATGGGGATGTCCTGCGCCTGTTCGACGAGGCCGGGGGGGAGACGCTCGACCGGATCGGGCGCGCCGACATCCAAACCTACCTCGTCGAGCTGCTGATGAAGCAGGACCAGATGAGCATGGCGGCATCCCTGGAGAGCAGGGTTCCGTACCTGGATCACCCGCTGGTGGCGCAGGTCACGGCGCTCCCGGCCCGCTTCAAGCTGCGCGGCTGGCGAACCAAGGCCATCCTGAGGGCGGCGCTGAAAGACGTCGTGCCGCGGGCGATCCTCGAGCGCCGCAAGATGGGGTTCCCCGTGCCCTTCGGCAAGTGGATCCGGGAAGGATGGTGGTCCGTGGTCCAGGAGTTTGTGCTCTCCCCACGGACGCTAAGGCGCAATCTGTTCGATCCTACCGTCCTCAGGACCCTGGCGATGGAGCACCACGCCGGTACCGCCGACCATGACAGCCGCCTGTGGCTCCTCGTGAATCTCGAGATCTGGCAGCGGATCTTCCTCGATGGCGAGGAGCCGCACTCCATCAAGATCCGCCCGGGCGCCTGA